One part of the Neodiprion virginianus isolate iyNeoVirg1 chromosome 3, iyNeoVirg1.1, whole genome shotgun sequence genome encodes these proteins:
- the LOC124300526 gene encoding delta(9)-fatty-acid desaturase fat-6-like: MRGHDLDLNFIVKNDKSQEFDLEEVINKDVSTNDKFYHRLVIPNLLYFGALHVGAVIGIYHLLVNAKVLTIIWAFFMAFCTGEAVTLGAHRYYSHKSFKATTALRLAMIIFQTAAGQNSMYTWARDHRLHHKYSDTDADPHNATRGFFFSHVGWLISKKHPLVKEKSKCIDVSDLLDDKILMFQHKYFVPVYLLVGFLCPTCLPVFCWDENWWTSFYVVYCLRYVGILHATWSVNSIAHMFGTKPYDKRIVSVDSNVVSFLTGGDGWHNYHHSFPWDWRAGEFSVRGGFNTKFLQRLADYGFAYDLKTASDSVVEGHTKKHGDGTRPVVDVGLNEHEDKKPRNGVVRNAPKEKSLVAD; the protein is encoded by the exons ATGAG GGGTCACGACTTAGACTTGAACTTCATCGTGAAAAATGACAAGAGTCAAGAGTTCGACCTGGAAGAGGTGATCAACAAGGATGTCAGCACGAACGATAAGTTTTATCACAGACTTGTGATTCCCAACCTGTTATACTTCGGCGCCCTCCACGTAGGCGCGGTAATTGGTATTTACCACTTGCTGGTGAACGCCAAGGTACTCACAATAATATGGG CGTTTTTCATGGCGTTCTGTACCGGCGAAGCCGTTACGTTGGGGGCCCATCGATACTATTCGCACAAGAGTTTCAAGGCGACAACGGCTCTCAGGCTGGCaatgatcatttttcaaacggcGGCTGGACAG AACAGCATGTATACTTGGGCAAGAGATCACAGACTGCATCACAAGTACAGCGACACCGACGCCGATCCTCACAATGCTACCAgaggatttttcttttcccatgtCGGTTGGTTGATATCCAAGAAACATCCTCTCGTCAAAGAGAAGAGCAAGTGCATCGACGTCTCGGATCTGCTCGATGACAAAATCCTCATGTTTCAACACAA aTATTTCGTACCGGTTTATCTACTCGTGGGATTTCTTTGTCCGACTTGTTTGCCAGTTTTCTGTTGGGATGAAAATTGGTGGACTTCCTTTTACGTCGTATACTGTCTTCGCTACGTCGGCATTCTCCATGCAACTTGGAGCGTAAATTCTATCGCTCACATGTTCGGCACAAAGCCCTACGACAA AAGAATTGTCTCCGTCGATTCCAACGTCGTTTCGTTTCTCACCGGCGGAGATGGATGGCACAATTACCATCACAGTTTTCCCTGGGATTGGAGAGCTGGGGAATTCAGTGTAAGGGGTGGTTTCAACACCAAGTTCCTGCAGAGGCTGGCGGATTACGGCTTCGCGTACGATTTAAAAACGGCCTCGGACTCGGTCGTCGAAGGGCATACCAAGAAGCACGGGGACGGAACGCGTCCGGTTGTAGACGTCGGGCTAAACGAACATGAAGATAAAAAGCCGAGAAACGGCGTCGTCCGCAACGCTCCGAAGGAAAAGAGCCTTGTAGCCGACTAA